A single genomic interval of Heliangelus exortis chromosome 11, bHelExo1.hap1, whole genome shotgun sequence harbors:
- the LOC139801252 gene encoding maestro heat-like repeat-containing protein family member 7, with product MPLCGATQQRKSFTKGENMMQLLLEARFGTERSKVKGLGQEMQFLGINWQDGCSHIPVEVVNKAAHEPPSPGDSLPCAEPVPDMSLPPRSPHGPTGSPRRLRSLGGQQQHCHPRAHPHGLSSFPRTERTSPSQLRLAWVEDEGEEISLTIPDIMTQLLETDPWYSAEEKEEGQEMFKDAPEDLGEDQDMEWLRDLIANLSPSILRSLQDVSQAEKILRCIHRNVEHVRTEPSRFVLRSVLGLLSECCPEETVQTLLMISPSCDNAALAMWEMLLSLPSTSVTVLDRLFSVIQGWRAKCAIPSAKQVLSKLSQRPRCQGILEVLFPRLLMSLLYKVSLGAVILGQEPPQADQASPLGVAVDGIKALLHAAGCQRHVQNIQKVGGWDMMLDVDTLERGVSLLAREMRKSPAKQRYLLFHHVKEILDQRREWQLNFAITFYTELLGCLGLGKDRSDVCLLHSYLSHGNQTVRLLALGGLVALAGDPRMARQMRDTSLLESILVFLKDPSTSMRTGALLFFQTMLGFLRRKEASPVSLLLVEKLPTLFGDVRPM from the exons ATGCCGCTGTGTGGGGCAACACAGCAGAGGAAGTCTTTCACAAAAGGTGAGAATATGATGCAGCTTCTGTTGGAAGCCAGGTTTGGCACTGAGAGAAGCAAAGTCAAGGGGCTTGGTCAAGAGATGCAGTTCTTGGGAATTAACTGGCAAGATGGATGCAGCCACATCCCCGTGGAGGTGGTGAACAAG GCTGCCCatgagcctccatccccaggagatTCACTGCCCTGTGCAGAGCCCGTCCCAGACATGTCCCTGCCCCCACGCAGCCCCCATGGCCCCACGGGCTCTCCCCGCAGGCTGCGCAGCCTtgggggacagcagcagcactgccacccccgtgcccacccccatggcctctcctccttccccaggactgagcGGACGTCCCCAAGCCAGCTCCGGCTGgcctgggtggaggatgagggggaagagaTCAGTCTCACCATCCCAGACATAATgacccagctgctggagacag ATCCCTGGTAttcagctgaggagaaggaagagggccaGGAGATGTTTAAGGATGCTCCGGAAGACttaggagag GACCAGGATATGGAGTGGCTGAGAGATCTGATAGCCAACCTGTCACCCTCCATCCTcaggagcctgcaggatgtctcgcag gcagaaaaaatcttgaggtgcatccacagaaacgTGGAGCACGTGCGCACGGAACCATCGCGGTTCGTCCTGAGATCCgtgcttgggctgctgagcGAGTGCTGCCCTGAGGAAACAGTTCAGACCCTGCTGATgatcagtccctcctgtgacaa cgctgcgctggccatgtgggagatgctgctgtccctgcccagcacttctgtgacaGTTCTTGACCGGCTGTTCAGcgtgatccagggctggagagcgAAGTGTGCTATCCCATCt gcaaaGCAGGTCCTGTCCAAGCTCAGTCAGCGGCCCCGCTGTCAGGGGATCCTGGAagtgctcttccccaggctcctcatgagCTTGCTCTACAAAGTTTCCCTGGGTGCAGTGATCCTGGGACAGGAGCCACCTCAGGCCGATCAAGCCAGCCCTTTGGG ggtggCAGTGGACGGCATTAAAGCTCTGTTGCATGCCGCTGGCTGTCAAAGGCACGTCCAGAACATCCAGAAGGTGGgcggctgggacatgatgctggACGTGGACACCCTCGAGAGAGGAGTCAgcttgctggccag agagatgaggaagagcccTGCTAAGCAGCGATACCTCCTCTTCCATCATGTCAAAGAGATTCTTGaccagaggagggaatggcagctCAACTTTGCCATCACTTTCTATactgag ctgctgggctgcctgggcCTTGGAAAGGATCGGAGTGACGTGTGCCTCCTCCACTCCTACCTGAGCCATGGCAATCAGACAGTCCGTCTGCTGGCACTCGGGGGCTTGGTGGCGCTCGCAGGAGATCCGCGGATG GCAAGACAAATGCGGGACACCTCTCTGCTGGAGAGCATCCTGGTGTTCCTGAAGGATCCGTCCACAAGCATGAGGACGGGGGCCTTGCTGTTCTTCCAAACCATGTTGGGtttcctgaggaggaaagaggccagccccgtctccctgctgctggtggagaagctcccaaccctctttggtgatgtaaggcCGATGTAG